One Lacipirellulaceae bacterium DNA window includes the following coding sequences:
- a CDS encoding aminotransferase class IV, which produces MLQKFDERNRDLLININGKMLHRDEAGVSPFDSVVQGGDAVWEGLRLYDRRIFQLHEHLDRLRHSAKSLAFQEIPTREQLVEEIRQTLKANKMRDEVHIRLTLTRGVKITSGMDPRLNQSGPTLIVLAEFKKPVYGAEGISLITSTYRRPSPDVLDSKIHHNNLLNSILAKIQANAAGADDALMLDSRGFVAETNATHVFMVAEGKVITSRTVACPEGITRAIVLQICQQLSIPHEQRDVSLAELYRSSEVFCTGTMGELVPVSLIDGNQIGDGDAGPILKRLTTAFRELTSRSGVEVVD; this is translated from the coding sequence GTGCTACAAAAGTTTGACGAAAGAAATCGCGACCTGCTAATCAACATCAACGGCAAGATGCTGCATCGCGACGAGGCGGGAGTCAGCCCGTTCGATTCGGTCGTACAGGGTGGCGATGCCGTTTGGGAAGGTCTCAGGCTCTACGATAGGCGGATCTTCCAACTGCACGAGCATCTGGACCGACTGCGACATTCCGCCAAGTCGCTGGCTTTTCAGGAGATTCCCACGCGCGAACAACTCGTGGAGGAGATTCGCCAAACTCTCAAAGCGAACAAAATGCGGGACGAAGTCCACATCCGTCTCACCTTGACCCGCGGGGTGAAGATCACCAGCGGCATGGACCCACGACTCAACCAATCCGGCCCGACGCTCATTGTCTTGGCGGAATTCAAGAAGCCTGTTTATGGGGCGGAGGGGATCAGCCTCATTACCTCAACATACCGTCGTCCCTCGCCTGACGTGTTGGATTCGAAGATTCATCACAACAACCTACTCAATTCCATTCTTGCTAAAATCCAGGCCAACGCTGCCGGGGCGGACGACGCCCTGATGCTGGATAGCCGTGGATTCGTTGCGGAAACCAACGCAACGCACGTCTTCATGGTCGCCGAAGGCAAAGTGATCACCTCCCGGACGGTCGCCTGTCCTGAAGGAATCACACGAGCCATCGTCCTGCAAATCTGTCAACAGCTCTCAATCCCTCACGAGCAACGCGACGTTTCACTTGCCGAACTCTACCGAAGCAGCGAAGTATTCTGCACGGGAACCATGGGCGAGTTGGTTCCCGTTAGCCTGATCGACGGCAATCAAATTGGCGACGGCGACGCAGGACCGATCTTGAAACGATTGACCACAGCCTTTCGAGAGTTGACCTCACGCTCGGGTGTCGAAGTGGTTGATTGA